The following coding sequences lie in one Lolium perenne isolate Kyuss_39 chromosome 2, Kyuss_2.0, whole genome shotgun sequence genomic window:
- the LOC139836127 gene encoding uncharacterized protein produces MFACDFNMNVTFISCGWEGSATDARVLSSAMLKGFQVPPGKFYLVDGGYANTQFFLAPYRGVRYHLKEWGHGHRRPQNHRELFNLRHAIMRNHVERLLGILKKRFPILNVASFHQLENQVKIPAAAAIIHNIIKMHDGDEDWLDNEEEDNIDPRTYVNLPNDGDNVQENNFLENNIQGNNLRDQIAWQMWLDYQQQQE; encoded by the coding sequence ATGTTTGCGTGTGACTTCAACATGAATGTAACTTTTATCTCATGTGGTTGGGAGGGTTCCGCCACCGACGCGAGAGTTCTCAGCTCTGCTATGCTCAAGGGTTTCCAAGTACCACCGGGCAAATTTTATCTTGTAGATGGTGGTTATGCGAACACCCAGTTTTTTCTTGCACCGTACCGAGGTGTTCGCTATCACTTGAAGGAGTGGGGACATGGTCACCGGCGGCCACAAAACCATAGGGAGCTGTTCAATCTTCGTCATGCAATCATGAGGAACCATGTGGAAAGGCTCTTGGGCATATTGAAGAAGCGTTTTCCTATTCTCAATGTTGCAAGCTTTCATCAATTAGAGAATCAAGTGAAGATTCCAGCTGCTGCAGCGATCATCCACAACATCATTAAAATGCATGATGGAGATGAAGACTGGTTGGACAATGAGGAGGAGGATAACATAGACCCAAGAACCTATGTAAACCTACCCAATGATGGTGACAACGTACAAGAGAACAATTTCCTTGAGAACAACATCCAAGGAAACAACCTAAGGGACCAAATTGCGTGGCAAATGTGGCTGGATTACCAGCAACAACAAGAGTAG
- the LOC127334792 gene encoding uncharacterized protein: MPPKGNGAPKGNGAPKRHGSPLYPAGSPKYNLSKAKKLSPKADKRRASWNRGLEKALVELLQEHNNPYHRGQNGWSSETWNMMVKCFNSRHKHVQFTKSQIQDKEKDLKRDYRMLRDARKQSGVGWDEERCMIQAEPHLWDNLEISFGKRIKKFRKNGYFPLYDLLGSLYESQIAEGNLNFTSMAEPSERDEEITTIESDGEHDDGRESEKVVPVDEDFQVTSERDESTSAVGVAKEKLKIYKKPKRSPKKPNQSSGDALVGVMKRFVDIKEKESNKDDTVDFSITRCMAELRNLEGVTGDLKVKCYDIFRCPKSCEIFINAVAEKDGSALAWLKSQIGG; this comes from the exons ATGCCTCCAAAAGGAAATGGCGCTCCAAAAGGGAATGGTGCTCCAAAAAGACATGGCTCGCCACTCTATCCCGCGGGATCTCCAAAGTACAATTTGAGTAAGGCGAAAAAACTATCTCCAAAAG CTGATAAGCGAAGGGCGTCATGGAATCGTGGACTTGAGAAGGCTCTTGTGGAGCTACTCCAAGAGCACAACAATCCATACCACAGAGGCCAGAATGGTTGGAGCAGCGAAACATGGAATATGATGGTTAAATGCTTCAACTCCCGGCACAAACACGTGCAGTTCACAAAGTCTCAGATCCAAGACAAAGAAAAGGATCTCAAGAGAGACTATAGGATGTTGAGGGATGCAAGGAAGCAGAGTGGCGTCGGGTGGGACGAGGAGAGATGCATGATACAAGCAGAGCCACACCTTTGGGATAACTTAGAAATT TCTTTCGGCAAAAGAATCAAGAAGTTCAGGAAAAATGGATATTTCCCTCTCTATGATTTGCTTGGATCACTGTATGAAA GTCAAATTGCAGAGGGGAACCTCAACTTCACATCTATGGCTGAGCCATCAGAGAGAGATGAGGAAATCACAACTATAGAAAGTGATGGTGAGCATGATGATGGAAGAGAGTCGGAGAAGGTGGTGCCTGTAGATGAGGATTTCCAAGTGACTTCTGAAAGAGACGAATCCACAAGTGCTGTTGGTGTTGCAAAAGAGAAGCTGAAGATTTATAAGAAGCCCAAGCGAAGTCCTAAGAAGCCCAATCAGAGTAGTGGAGATGCTCTAGTGGGAGTGATGAAGAGATTTGTTGatatcaaagaaaaagaaagcaaCAAGGATGATACAGTGGATTTCTCAATTACCAGATGCATGGCAGAGTTGAGAAACTTGGAAGGGGTCACAGGGGATTTGAAAGTCAAATGCTATGATATCTTCAGATGTCCAAAAAGTTGTGAGATTTTCATCAATGCTGTTGCAGAGAAAGATGGAAGTGCTCTGGCTTGGCTTAAAAGTCAGATAG GAGGTTGA